The DNA region attgaaaaaaaaatcttattaacCTCAATCTTATTGCAATTAGGTTGACATATGATTCTACAAAAGAACCAAAATTTAACATCAATGCTTGTTATTTCAATTACAAAGTatacaagtaaaataaaaaaattaacaaaagaaaGAATCTTTAGGCTTATGCAAGGACTAATGCAgatgtaaataatgaataaaaagatTAATATCAAAGAGCCATTGGAGTATTCCTTGAGCTCTTAATCAGCTTTTGCTCGCTTTCCATCTCAATCAAGCTTTCGATAACAATTTCGGAAGCATTTTTCACGACATCAGACAAATTCCTACATAAAATTGAGaccaaaaaaaaagttagtaataagATTTCAGAAAGTTTATGAAATTAATCAaggaaaaaagattaaatttgattataaattGAAGAGTCTCACCCTTTTGAAGAGTCGAACGTGAGTCCTACGGTATATTTAGCTTCCTCAAGAGCCAAATTGAACCTTTCTAAATCTTTCGAAGGAACATTGCCATTGTTCACAATACGGAGTTCCGAAGGTTTAATGTCGCAAAAGATTGGAATAACCTTCTTCTTGGACTCCATGAATAGAGCCAATTCATGAAGACAAAAGTAGGATTTGCAATAATTAGGCGAGAAAACCGAGACCCCGATCTTACAATTCCGTGTCGCGTTGTcgatgttgtcgaacaacttaTCTCTGGGTTTCATGTTCTTGTTGTCCAAGAAAGGTTGTAGGTTTAGCCATGAAAGGTGGTCGTAGAGTAAGGTGGCTATAGTTCTCTTGGTGTCGATCCCTCTATGGTTAATGAAAACATCACAAGCATTTTTGCTTTCCATAAAGGGATTCACCATCTTGGTCTTCATCGGTGTTTGGCGAGCAAGAAAATTTCGGTGGAGATTCATTATGGCAGCGGAGGAATAACGTTGCATATGCATGGTTTTGGATGAAGAAGGAAAATGGAAAAccctgaacttttttttttcttttgtatatcAACTTTCGTTTTCGGTGGCTTCTCTCTTAAGAATGTTGATCTCTATGATGCTCTATATATAAGGAGTCTCTAAGTGAATGATTTTGGCCCCACTATTTTAGAATATTGTTTTCAAgctttatttttaatcaaaactaattttgaaaaagaaaatgttgatgttgaaatttaaaagttaaagttATTGAATTCTCTTTACAAGTATTTCttttatagaataaatatttttatcaataattttttcttaatttttaaattaaaaaaaaagagtttaaacttacatctttctaaattttaatttaaaatataagataaaaatctaaattcaaatttattttcaagtttCTCTACAGTTGAATTGAAAGGAGAATATACAGGAGGAGGAAATGGGTATCAACCTTGACCAAATCTAAGCTGAAAGATCTTGGAAATTTTCATGTACCTTCAAACAAGTTACGTTGCACTTCTTTTTGGGCATATTTTATGCTTTAAATACCAAAAAGAGGGCGACAATTTGACGACAAACAGTCTACTTTTTTTACcatatcttgaaaaagaaagtCCAAAAAAACACATGTGAAATCAGTACTAGTCTGCTTTGACTATTTGGTCAAACAAAGGTATTTATCTAatatactataaaaataaatatttaatatttggtgttttaatttgatttttttctaatgtaatcttttatgatattttttaatatttgtattaaaCAAAAGTTATATGTTTTGGTGTCTAAAGataattgtgttaatattttagtgtttaattcaggttttaaggttgattttgatgaaaattaattgataatattttagatttgaattttcatgattttgttaattaaattagtgttaattgcgaatttatttaatttaatgtttaattttcaaatacaATCTAGTGGATGGAatttaattcgagttttagaGTTAACTAGAAgaaaattaattacaaatattattagctaattataaatttttaaaaaatcaactctaaaatccgaattaaacattaaaaaggtAACACTATTATcttcaagtaccaaaatgtataacttttgtcaaatacaagTACCACATTAGATAAAAAAACTATGGAAGAAAAACCCAGATAACACATTTAAAAAGAGTGTCAAATTCAAGTACCAGCGTATGTATTAAGCCAACAtgatatgatataaatattaaataaatagtgaataTTTCTTTTGGGAGGGACATTATGTCTAAAGAGAGACATAAATAAAGGCTTACCATTCACTCCCCATAGATTTAAACCTGGGTAAATTCTATAACCACCAAATCACAGATCGAATATGAAAAGTTTATAAATATGTGAATatcaaaattcatttaatataaattatttatatataaatataaaatactttaaatacaattaaaagtatataaatatatagaagGAATTTCACAGTAGGAAAAGGGTTACTTCACTCATATTTGAGGACTTGGGTTTTGACAAGCACCGATCAAAACTAAGAAGAAGAATCATTAtttaaatagaaagaaaatgGAAGGAAAAGGAATAAGGAGGACTTGTATTTTCTTTATTTCAGAAAAGAACAAATAGTATGGTCGACGAACATTAGGCCACCGCGCCCTTAATTTGACTACATATATTTTTTGTTGTTAactatcaaattataaattaggggtgttcaatcggttaatcGATCGGCTAATCGACCTTAATTAGCATTAATcgaattaatcaaattttttaaacatttaactattaatcgaatcgaaattttttcaaaaaaattaaccgaaccgaatttttttattattttcatcaattaacctaattaatcaggatttttttttgttaaaacaagtataaaatatataaaaaattaaacgaataaaccgaatataatatatgtaaaatgtatataaaaatataaattttcggttaattcggttaattaacTGATTTTAAactgaattaaccgttaaccgaacttctaaaaaattatttcgattaaccaactaattaaccgaattaattcaaTCCGATTGGTTAAATCGGTTTTACCCGAAATTTGCACACCCCTAgtataaatcataatttaaatatatattttctatttttatttatttgctaactatttctttttcaaaataattaattactttattttcttctctttttttttcctcttttattaTTGCTAAGATTCTTTTTCTCTTATCAAAGCTAATTAAGTaactttcaatatttttaatcttATAGTAATGtttaagatttttatgtattgttttttttatgttaataatttatgttatatagaTTTTTACACATTTATATATTCCTTTTGTCTTtgttcattttatatatatatatatattaagatttgATATTTTTTGAGTCCAACACTATAGTTAAATTATCACTTTGATAcctataaaatattttatcaatttagaccCTGTGTTATTATTTTGTCATACCCCTTACCCCACTccaattttagttaaaaatttgttagaagttttgtttttatcattttgtAACCAATGACATGCTGCCATGTGtcaagaaaaagtaaaaataatacttacttttttataaaaaatttagaaaaattaaaaatcattaaaaataaaaaagacccCAAAATATctcaaagaaaattataaaaactaaaaaagggTTAATAGCACACATCCCCTAAACTATGGATCTCATTCTAAATTGGTCCCTAAActtcaaaacattctaattacatcctcAAACTATGATATTATATCAACCAGATCCTTCCattattgaaacaatttaattaacctttaaatgacatataaaatcttatgtgatgtgatttaaaatgatttttttaaagtaaaatgttgccacataacttttaaaattaaaaactaaaaacaaagtaaaataaaaagaaagaaagagagattgAATGGTAGTTTCTATAAAAGCTTCGAAAACCTCAAAACCAATATTCTTTACAactctatttttacaatattcatttttctttaaatttttcattttaaattatgtcacataagaCCAAATGTCTCATTTAATGtcaaattaacaattttagtaaCGGAAGGaccttattgatataacatcgatAATTTGAAGATGTAATTACAATGCTTTTAAGTTTGAGGACCACTTTAGAATGAGAAATATATTTTGGGGATGCTTCATGCAATTATcactaaaaaatcataatttatttttgaaaattataaaaaatattttaaattaacagATAAATTagagaataattatttttaaattcctaAAAAATTACTTCATCCAATCAAATGTTGCCACAtgtaaaaaactcaaaattccttaaatatatataattcataaaaattgcaaaagctttcttttaaaaaattaaaatttaaaacaaacaattattttataaaaagctTTTCTTGATACGTGACAACCTTTCATTGGTTACAAAATGATAAAATGGACTTTTAAcagttttttaatgaaaaatcaaaTTTGGGTAATAGACTGATAATACAGGGactaaactaattaaaattttgtacaaaTGTCAAAGTGACAATTTAACTATAGTACAAAAGCCAAAAAagtatttaatcatttttctaagATGttatttcatcatttcatatccaaaattatcaaataaatagaGCTAATAGTTAATCTCTAGGAGTATCTCATACAAAATCTTAATATATTCATTCTACTTTTATTAAAGGCTTAATATATCAAAAAGTTCTCTTCACCTCCACCTTTCTCACCCTTGACcctaacaccccatacccgacccaATCGTTGGGTGTGAGCTACAGGATGCTACATTCGTTGCCGAAGCAACTACAATtaaatacaattcaatttaaccatatATACACACTACTAATTATATTACTCATTTACAATATATTATACAATCATTTTTAGGCCTTATATAAGTTTACGAAAGCTTTTAAGATGATTCGAGGTCGaataaggaccaatttgtaaagttttcaaaTTATCAGGACATCGCCACTTCGGGGTTCCTCGTCGAACGTAACTCACTGATTTGATCTTGTTGCGACGTTGAGAGTACGTCGTCACGACGTAACTCACTATTTCCAAAAGGGCCATATGGTACCAAGTTAAAACACCTGAAACAATTGTGTAAAAGCCtcaattcaaccatttcaaaTGACATACCAATTCCATACATGCCAAAGTATACCAAAATCTTGATTCAAGTTAATGTTAATTGACCAAACTTACACTCTGACCATTTTTATACAAAATCGGCTAAAAACCTAGGTACATACTATTTCTCGAAACGAAAGGAACTATAACCAAAGTAAAATCTGAAGTATATAAATTGCGCCCAATGCTCATCGATATAACCAAAGTAAACGGTATGCCCAACACTCATGGGAACATCTAAAGAAATATAACGCTATCGACTTATAATCGAAATATAACCTGCACACAATCTATCCAACAACGTGCCAACTATATTTGACTCTGCCCAAACAGTTAATAAAGTATCAATGTTCCAACTGCATTATACAATGCAATTCATATATCATTTCACATTCAATAGCATAGCCTCATTTCAATTAATTATCAATTCATaaatatctcatatcacatagcaTGTTTCATTCCAttttcatatcacatataatgtattatttatatcaTAATATTTTCTATTTCATTCAATCTAGTCTAATCTCCCAATATTCAATACAAATCAATTCATACGACAAGCATAAGTTTACCTCGATAGTCAACCACGCATtcaatatgtatatgcatataaatataatgatctcgaatcataaaattacaactcaaattctCTTGTCACTTGTCAAAAACTCTCAATTTTTCTTTGCCTCTTGACAACCCGACATCTTCTTTAGCTACGttcaaaaattcaataaataaaataatatcatattccattcaattcacattcaaatataatatcatatttcgAACTCTCTGGAGAAGAAGAGGATGTAGATGAAGAAAGCTCTGCATGTTGCAGTCGTTGAGCAAATTGAAGTCTGAAAATAGTGAAATTGGGAAATTTTTAAGCTTTTCAACCATTTTGTGCTAGAGATTTTGAGAAAATGAGAACTAGAACTCCTAATAAGTTTCTATAAATTTGGTTCTGGATTTAAGGTTGAATACCTTCAAATTAATTGATGAATGATTGTCATGTTTAACTGTCAGGACGAAAGAGGCTCTAGTAGCTGAACAAGCTAAGTTGACTAGTTTAAGGAAGCAAGATGAGTCTCTGCACTTGACTTTTGGGTGGTTGTTGGTGTTGTGTTGTTAGCTTAAACCACATTCTTGATTACTT from Gossypium hirsutum isolate 1008001.06 chromosome A04, Gossypium_hirsutum_v2.1, whole genome shotgun sequence includes:
- the LOC107947937 gene encoding TIR-only protein, whose translation is MHMQRYSSAAIMNLHRNFLARQTPMKTKMVNPFMESKNACDVFINHRGIDTKRTIATLLYDHLSWLNLQPFLDNKNMKPRDKLFDNIDNATRNCKIGVSVFSPNYCKSYFCLHELALFMESKKKVIPIFCDIKPSELRIVNNGNVPSKDLERFNLALEEAKYTVGLTFDSSKGNLSDVVKNASEIVIESLIEMESEQKLIKSSRNTPMAL